From a single Phoenix dactylifera cultivar Barhee BC4 unplaced genomic scaffold, palm_55x_up_171113_PBpolish2nd_filt_p 001004F, whole genome shotgun sequence genomic region:
- the LOC120107758 gene encoding uncharacterized protein LOC120107758 produces MEKWSHHHLQKGALAEIPHPKICASEKAQISAQLMEHLIRSCLGDIRKTLMLLQFWCQGKRDHTECPSQCSRRCSNTQYHKPCMFFCQKCCMKCLCVPPGFYGNKGVCPCKQQKASMRTKGPEQAAELG; encoded by the exons ATG GAGAAATGGAGCCATCATCACTTACAGAAAGGAGCACTAGCAGAGATTCCACATCCAAAA ATTTGTGCTTCTGAGAAAGCTCAAATTTCTGCCCAATTGATGGAGCACTTAATCAGGTCTTGTCTAGGTGATATCCGTAAGACTCTTATGCTTCTTCAGTTCTGGTGCCAGGGCAAGAGAGACCATACAG AATGCCCCTCTCAATGCTCAAGGAGATGCTCGAATACCCAATACCACAAGCCATGCATGTTCTTCTGCCAGAAATGCTGCATGAAGTGCCTCTGCGTGCCCCCAGGCTTCTATGGGAACAAAGGTGTCTGCCCCTGCAAGCAGCAGAAGGCTTCTATGAGAACAAAGGGTCCCGAGCAAGCAGCAGAGCTTGGTTGA